The sequence GGGCCTGGCCATGAACTGCATCTTCCCGTCTTCGATCCGGTGGGAATAGCCTTCGTCGTGCGCGAACTCGAACCGGATCTTTCCGTCGTCGATCCAGTAGAAGTAGTCCATGTCATCGACGTCGAGGTAGAAGTGGGAGACGAGACGGGTGCCCGCCGACAGCGGCATGATGATCTCTTGGGTGACGCCGAGCCCGCCGTTGGCCTCGACGAGGAGTACCCAGTCTCCAACGGCGACGGCACCGAAGGTTTGCCACCGGATCAGCCCATCAAGCGTTACGCGAGAGCAGTCTTCGACCCGGACGCCGAGCCGGGTCACCACTTCCTCAAGCGTCAGGCCGCGGACGTAGGTGAAGCAGTAGGCGTCCGCCAGGCCGGGGAAGCGCTCGGGGGAGAACCAGGAGTAGTCGTCAGGGGTCGCGATCATCCCGTCATGCTTGCAGTGCCCACCGACACAATAAGAACCATTTCATCCTGAGTAGCGGCCTTCTTCCACGAGCTGCAGCACAAAGATCGCCTGCACGAACGCTGTCGCTCGATGCGGGCAACAGCGCAGCCTAGTAAGCACCTTCCAGCCCTTCAAGGTCGCGACGGCACGCTCACCGATGGCCCGGATACGGGCGTGGGCGCGGTTGACGTCCCGCTGCCCGCGCGACAACCAGGGCCGATGGCGATGTCGCTTGAACGGCGTCCGAATCATGGCGCCCGCGCCTTGATAACCCTTGTCCGCAAAGGTCTTCACGCCGGCGCTGGTCAAGGCGTCGATTAGGCCGACCTTCCGGGCGGCGCTCACGTCGTGCGCGGCGCCCGGCAACGCGGGCGAGGCCCACACCAATCGGCCCATGGGGTCGGCCAGCAGTTGCACGTTCATTCCATGCCGCTTGTGTTTGCCGCTGTAATACGGCCGCTCATCGGCGAGGCGGTCAATCGGAATGAGAGTGCCGTCCAGGATGGTGTAGGCCAGCCGGGATGCGCGCTCGACGGCGGCGTGCACGTCGTCGGCCAGGGCGGCCAGGAGATCGACGGCTTCGCGAACATAGCGCCAGGCCGTGGTGGTCCCTACGGCGAAACCGGCGGCCAGGCGGGCGTAGGTGTCGCCATTGCGTAAATGGGCCAGGACCAGTAGCGCCTGCTGCGCCGAATCTAACTTCCGCCACCGGGAGCGACGTTCGGCGTGCCGGGTGCGGATGAGTTCGGCCAGGCGAATCAGGGTGTGGTTGGACAGTGGAATCGAGGCACGGTAAGACAGCAACGAGGCTCCCGGTTGGGGCATCGGATCTTGGTCGACTGCTGTCTTATCGGGAGTCTCCTCTCATCCACCACTGCTTTCCGCAGACCCATCCTGACCAGTGCCTTCACGATGGAAAGAGCTCACTCATGCCCTCTGACCTGCATTGAACTATATGGAACGAGCCGAGGTCGATCTTTTAATCCGCATGTCGGGTGATCCGCCGAGTTCCAAGACACCGTCGCCGCGCCAGCGCTCTGACGCGTTGCCGTACGGCTCACCACGAGGAGTATGGGCAGAGCCCACACAGGCGTCGACAAGCCCGTTTCTGGGAGCCATCGGGCTGTACGGCTCCGGACCGAGCTGGACTGATATGAACGGGCGGCTCGTTCACGACCTGCGTGGCGAACTGATCTGAACGCCCTTGGTGACCGTTTGGGGATCTACGGGTCAGAAGGTGCCTGAGCTGAGAGCTACCCTATGGCCGGGCACAATCAGACCGTGGATCTCCGGGATTCCCCGCTGCTGAAAGCTGCTCAGCTCTGTACTGGCGGCATCCGGCCCAAAGCCGACGTCGATGTGGCCGGCGTGCTGGAGCACTTGGAGGACGACGACTGGGAAGCAGCTCTCCTTCTCCTCGAAGAGATCGGCGACGCACATCCTCAGCCGCCCCAGTTCTGGGACCTGCTGGCTGACGCTGCCCGCCTGTTGTGGCTTGTCAAGGACGCCTACTGGTACGGATGGCGGAGCAGCGAGGCTCGCAACGGTGCCGTTCTCGCCGAGCTCTGTCTGATGAGCTCAGAGGAGGGAGGCTGGCCCGGGCCCGCTCCTCCTGGCGCAGTGCTCCGGCCCATGTGGGACATCGGCCATCTCACGCCCGAGGGTGAACCCCTGCTCAGCATCGCCATCCTCTGGGTCGAGGGCCGCGCCCCCTTGAAGCCCGGGGAGTGCGGGCCGGTGAGACTGCTACCGCTGACCTTCGAGTACTGGCGGCATGTGCAGCCAGGTGATGTGATCACCATGCACGTGATGCGGCCCTCCACCGGTTGGGCCCGC comes from Streptosporangium roseum DSM 43021 and encodes:
- a CDS encoding DUF6461 domain-containing protein, with amino-acid sequence MIATPDDYSWFSPERFPGLADAYCFTYVRGLTLEEVVTRLGVRVEDCSRVTLDGLIRWQTFGAVAVGDWVLLVEANGGLGVTQEIIMPLSAGTRLVSHFYLDVDDMDYFYWIDDGKIRFEFAHDEGYSHRIEDGKMQFMARPHESYSEEMPDELAEILERIDSPVYSIAAPHRGPAFLMAERLTGITMTPQLLEESTYLCGVVPGSR
- a CDS encoding IS5-like element ISStro2 family transposase is translated as MLSYRASIPLSNHTLIRLAELIRTRHAERRSRWRKLDSAQQALLVLAHLRNGDTYARLAAGFAVGTTTAWRYVREAVDLLAALADDVHAAVERASRLAYTILDGTLIPIDRLADERPYYSGKHKRHGMNVQLLADPMGRLVWASPALPGAAHDVSAARKVGLIDALTSAGVKTFADKGYQGAGAMIRTPFKRHRHRPWLSRGQRDVNRAHARIRAIGERAVATLKGWKVLTRLRCCPHRATAFVQAIFVLQLVEEGRYSG